Part of the Nostoc sp. ATCC 53789 genome, CTCTACTAGGTGCAGGTTCCAGCAACTCCTACGGTGTGTCAGCTGCGTTTAGACCCAGTGACAAACTATCAGTTAGTGGCTTCGTCTCTTACCACGATGTGACTGGCTTCGGTGTAGGTGATGATTATGAAGCTTGGAGCTATGGTTTAGGGGTAGCCTTACCTGATTTCGGTAAAAAGGGTAACGTTTTAGGTATTTTTGCAGGTGCAGAACCCTACTCCTTTAACCGAACAGGTGTTGCTGCTGGTAATGATATACCATATCACTTTGAAGGCTTTTACAAATATCGCGTATCGGATAACATCTCTATTACCCCTGGCGTAATTTGGTTGACCTCTCCTGGTCAAAGCAGCGCTAACGATGATGCAATTATCGGTACACTCAGAACAACTTTCACCTTCTAGACTGTTGACTATCCATTGATAATTTAGAACTTTATTTTTCCCCGCCATCAGGCGGGGTTTTTTATTTTGAGTAGCAGCAATGGATAAACCCCAGTGATTAACCGGGGTATAGTAGGGGTGCAAGGTCTTGCGCCCCTACGTTCGCTCAAAGTAACAGATCGCGTCTTCTATCTCGTAGCACTGTTAGGCGAACCAATCGCAGCGACTGGATTTGTCTGATTCAGATAATCGTAAACTAGTTGGGAAACTTGACGGATAAAGTCCCTCCCCCTAGTGTCCTTATAGGGACGTGTGACGAAGATAGCCGCTAAATAACGTTTTCCATTTGGCATACTCACAAATCCGGCATCACCGATGAGAAACCCGATATCTCCGGTTTTGTTGGCTATGACTGCACCTTTCCCCAAACCTGCGGGAAGCAGTGTGTGAATTGTAGTGTGACGCAGAATGTCCAAAGCTTGCTCCCGACTTTGTGGAGAAACTAGCTTGTTATTCACAACTAAAGCCAGCACTCGCGCCATATCTTGAGAACTTGTGGTGTTGGTTCCTCTCAAGTCAGCCAAAAGATGCCGAATTACTGTGTCTTTCAGTCCCCAGTTATGGAAGCGCTGATTTAGTTTCGTAGCTCCACCTAAGCGATCAATAATCATATTGGTGGCGGTATTGTCACTAATGGTAATCATCTTAGTGATGGTTTCCAAAGCTGTATACTTCTTGCCAACTCGCTCATACTGCATAGTTCCAGAACCATTGGTTACTAAGTCACGTCGCATAGTCAGGTTTTCCTGAAGGGTGACTTTACCCGCATCCAAATCTTGGAAAAAGGCAATGAGAATTGGCAATTTAATCGTACTAGCTGCGGGGAAAACGCGATCGCCCCCAACATCCAAATAATCCCCAGTATCCAAATCCAGGAAAAACATTCCTGTTTTCAGGAAGCTGTAACGATTCATCAAGGCTTTAATCTGCGGTTCCAGCGCTTTCATCGGTGAATGCATAGGAACTACGCCAGCAAATAGAGTGCTATTATCACTTACTGTTGGGGAAATACTCGATTGAGTCGGAGTTATTTCTAAAATGTTTGGCCGGGTTGCAGTCAATTGTATCGGCTTGGGTAACTGCACAGACCAATGATTGAGAGATTCCTCTTGCAGCTTCACCTGTGCTAGGTCAAAAGTGTAATTGGGTGCTAAGGTAACGACCATACGGGTAGTATCTGCATTAAACTGCCCGATGCTAATGTCTTTAATTACTAACCCCACTCTTTGACTAGTCTGTGGATATCCTAGTTTGACTCCAGGTAAATCAATTACCAGACGGGTTGGATTGGTAAGTAATTGTACTTTGGGTTGAATATTCTCGTCTGTCGTAAAATCTAGATGATTACGATTGCTATCAAAATGCCAATTAGCGATCGCAGCAGCTTTGACAGTGGAACCAAACAGGAACAAGCTGAAGAAGCTGGGTAGAAGCCAGCTAAATTTTAAAATGTTTTCTTTGTGTGTGAGGAGCATCGGTGATCGTTTTGTGTGATGAAAATTCATGAACGAACAAAAGCCGCCCACTATTAAAGCACACATATCAAAAAAGTTTTCAATTATTGATTTATCAAAACAGAATTCAGGAGTCAGGAGCCAGAATTCAGAATTTAATTCTGTGTGACTCGCGGATAGCGGTAGCGGGGCGTTTAGCCCATTCTGACTTCTGAATTCTTGAAACAAAAAACATCAGTTAAGCTGTTAAGCATTTAATTTGCACATTGAGATTGCAGGAGGGCAGGGGGCAGGGAGCAAGGGAGAGGGTTTGCAGCTTTTATTACCATAAAAATGATGCAATTTAAATGACGATTAGCTTACAAGTATTTAATTTAACTAGTATTTGACAAGAGGTTATTTATATACTGAATCTAAAGGCGAGTAGAAAAGAGCGCTGCCTTGGCGATCGCTATATGAACAATCTCCCTCTGCATAAAAAAAAGGTGGGCAAGATTGCCCACCTCACAATATTTTGAGAATATTCTGTTGCTATTAACCCAACAATTGTTTAGCCTTAGCTAACACATTATCAACGCTAAAGCCAAATTTCTCTAGACAAACATTGCCTGGAGCCGAAGCACCAAAGCGATCGATACTAACGCAATCGCCTTCAGTACCAACATATTTGTGCCAACCAAAACTGCTAGCAGCTTCTACAGACAAACGCTTGGTGACTGCTTTTGGTAGAACAGACTCTTTATAAGCTGCATCCTGTGCTTCAAAGAGTTCCCATGAAGGTAGTGAGACAACACGGACTTTCTTACCTTCAGCCTTGAGTTTTTCGGCTGCGCCGACGGCGAGGCTCAATTCTGAACCAGTACCAATCAAGATGATTTCAGGTGTACCTTCGCTATCTACTACGGTGTATCCACCCTTCGCTACGCCTTCAATTGATGTACCTGCCAAGTTGGGGACGTTTTGACGAGTGAATGCCAATAGAGATGGAGCGTTTTGCTTCGCTTTTTCGATCGCTACTTTATAAGCACCAGAGGTTTCGTTACCGTCTGCGGGACGAAACACTAATAAATTAGGAATCGCTCTCAAGGAAGCCAGAGTTTCAATGGGTTGGTGTGTGGGGCCATCTTCACCTTGTCCAATTGAGTCGTGAGTCATCACCCAAATCGCGCCAGCTTGAGAAAGGGCGGATAAGCGGATGGCAGCACGCATGTAATCTGTGAAGATCAAGAAGGTAGCACCGTAGGGAATTAATCCTGAAGTGTGCAGCGCGATACCATTACAGATTGCGCCCATAGCATGTTCCCGCACACCAAAGTGGATGTTGGGGTTTTCGTAGTGACCTTTTTGGAAGTCGCCCTTACCCTTGATTTCGGTCAAGTTAGAGTGGGTTAAGTCAGCCGAACCACCAATCAATTCAGGTAAAACCGTCGCTAGTTTGTTGAGGCAGTTTTCTGAATGTTTGCGGGTGGGTATTCCTTTGTCTTCTGGAGTGTATTTGGGTAGTACTTTATCCCAACCATCGGGTAGTTTGCTGCTAATGTAGCGTTCAAACTCAGCCGCTTCTTGGGGATACTTAGCTTTGTAGTCGGCAAATGTTTTGTTCCATTCGGTTTCGTAACCTGCGCCGCGTTCAACTGCTTTGCGTGTGTGGTTGAGGGCTTCTTGTGGAATATCAAAAGGCTCGTATTCCCAACCCAAATTTTTCCGAGTCAAGGCTATTTCGTCTCCACCCAAAGCAGCACCGTGAATACCAGCAGTGTTTTGTTTGTTGGGAGAACCATAACCAATGGTGGTTGTCACCTTAATCATTGATGGTTTATCGGTGACAGCTTTAGCGTCTTCAATTGCTTTGGCGATCGCTGCTAAATCGGTATTGCCGTCTTCAACGTGGAGAACGTGCCAACCGTAAGCTTCAAACCGCTTGGAAACATCTTCGGTGAATGCTACATCTGTGGAACCGTCGATGGAAATGTGGTTGTCGTCGTACAGAGCGATGAGTTTGCCTAATCCCAAGTGTCCTGCGAAAGAAGCAGCTTCACCAGAAATACCTTCCATGTTGCAACCATCACCTAAAATTACGTAAGTGTAATGGTCAACAATTTTGGTATCAGGTTTGTTAAATTTAGCGGCAAGGTGCGCTTCTGCGATCGCTAAACCAACTCCATTAGCAATTCCTTGACCCAAGGGGCCAGTTGTGACTTCAACGCCTGGGGTTTCAAAGTTTTCTGGGTGTCCAGGAGTTTTAGAACCCCATTGACGGAATTGCTTGATATCTTCAATGGTGACGCTATCGTAGCCTGTCAGGTACAGTAGGGCGTACTGCAACATCGAGCCATGACCGGCAGACAAGACAAAGCGATCGCGGTTAAACCACTTGGGATTCTTGGGATTAAACTTCATAAAGCGATCCCAGAGGACAAAAGCCATCGGAGCCGCGCCCATTGGTAGTCCTGGGTGTCCCGATTTTGCCTTTTCTACGGCATCAATAGCCAAGAAGCGGATCGAGTTAATAGCCAGTTCTTCGACGGACAATTCTTTGGCGGATTGGGTTGCAACAGTCATAATCTCTTGTTTTTAACGACGGGT contains:
- the tkt gene encoding transketolase; translated protein: MTVATQSAKELSVEELAINSIRFLAIDAVEKAKSGHPGLPMGAAPMAFVLWDRFMKFNPKNPKWFNRDRFVLSAGHGSMLQYALLYLTGYDSVTIEDIKQFRQWGSKTPGHPENFETPGVEVTTGPLGQGIANGVGLAIAEAHLAAKFNKPDTKIVDHYTYVILGDGCNMEGISGEAASFAGHLGLGKLIALYDDNHISIDGSTDVAFTEDVSKRFEAYGWHVLHVEDGNTDLAAIAKAIEDAKAVTDKPSMIKVTTTIGYGSPNKQNTAGIHGAALGGDEIALTRKNLGWEYEPFDIPQEALNHTRKAVERGAGYETEWNKTFADYKAKYPQEAAEFERYISSKLPDGWDKVLPKYTPEDKGIPTRKHSENCLNKLATVLPELIGGSADLTHSNLTEIKGKGDFQKGHYENPNIHFGVREHAMGAICNGIALHTSGLIPYGATFLIFTDYMRAAIRLSALSQAGAIWVMTHDSIGQGEDGPTHQPIETLASLRAIPNLLVFRPADGNETSGAYKVAIEKAKQNAPSLLAFTRQNVPNLAGTSIEGVAKGGYTVVDSEGTPEIILIGTGSELSLAVGAAEKLKAEGKKVRVVSLPSWELFEAQDAAYKESVLPKAVTKRLSVEAASSFGWHKYVGTEGDCVSIDRFGASAPGNVCLEKFGFSVDNVLAKAKQLLG
- a CDS encoding serine hydrolase, with translation MLLTHKENILKFSWLLPSFFSLFLFGSTVKAAAIANWHFDSNRNHLDFTTDENIQPKVQLLTNPTRLVIDLPGVKLGYPQTSQRVGLVIKDISIGQFNADTTRMVVTLAPNYTFDLAQVKLQEESLNHWSVQLPKPIQLTATRPNILEITPTQSSISPTVSDNSTLFAGVVPMHSPMKALEPQIKALMNRYSFLKTGMFFLDLDTGDYLDVGGDRVFPAASTIKLPILIAFFQDLDAGKVTLQENLTMRRDLVTNGSGTMQYERVGKKYTALETITKMITISDNTATNMIIDRLGGATKLNQRFHNWGLKDTVIRHLLADLRGTNTTSSQDMARVLALVVNNKLVSPQSREQALDILRHTTIHTLLPAGLGKGAVIANKTGDIGFLIGDAGFVSMPNGKRYLAAIFVTRPYKDTRGRDFIRQVSQLVYDYLNQTNPVAAIGSPNSATR